A window of Ardenticatena maritima contains these coding sequences:
- the mrdA gene encoding penicillin-binding protein 2: protein MKPVYHDEPIQNVRRETVRLFVLRGVLVLVFFILVVRLWQLQFIEGERYRLQAAGNRLRIETIPAPRGVVYDREGHILVRNEATFDVLIVPGAVPEESVDRVLTTVASVVGVPLTNQIALAQASATQPADAVLPLDPQCGEPGLKECFEAGALYAPYRPIVVKKDVDERVAFQLKQDAAFLPGVMVESRARRHYLYGPLFSHILGFVLPVNETFLAQASASDNYELNDEAGMSGIEASLERELRGKKGVRLVEKDVIGREVRVLEQTPPEPGHNVFLTIDMDLQRYATEALRKGMEAVNSPRGAVVAIDPRDGQVLALVSLPSYDNNVFVGGISQSAYEQLLNDPRTPMLNMAVSAYGFPPGSIFKLVTAAAALQEGVITRETRLDAPGIIYLPNKYDPDNKELAQPFYDWLRSGHGRVNVIDALARSSDVFFYKVAGGFPGEIEGLGIEKLAQYAELFGLGQPTRIDLPGESAGLVPTPDWKRRTWGETWTTGDTYNMAIGQGFLTTTPLQMVNVTAAVANGGTLYRPQLVYQIQDADGNVVQGFMPDVIRNIPVDPQHLETVREGMLAVVQRSDGTAHYAGLPTSVAIAGKTGTAEYCEPLPDLSDCKRDEEGNLVTHAWFVAFAPYDNPEIALVVFVHGNGRDVLEGSKVAAPIAADILRYWFEIRPKQAEGAPLPVATPAVETGPAETTDEVVQTLLPPLQPSNLSATRPFHGQLVQTLPNQAELSVLRGTVRDVSGRPVANARILLTPEESDTPATYLMTDANGTFYYDFLSPSISSVWRVAAPDIPGAPELTLRVEPSQQYVVEFTN, encoded by the coding sequence ATGAAACCGGTCTATCACGACGAGCCAATCCAAAACGTACGTCGCGAAACAGTGCGCCTTTTTGTGTTGCGTGGCGTACTGGTGCTCGTCTTCTTCATTCTTGTGGTGCGCCTCTGGCAGTTGCAGTTCATCGAAGGTGAACGGTATCGCCTCCAAGCCGCCGGCAATCGCCTGCGGATTGAAACCATTCCCGCCCCGCGGGGCGTTGTGTATGACCGCGAGGGGCATATCCTCGTGCGCAATGAAGCCACGTTTGACGTGCTCATTGTCCCCGGCGCAGTGCCCGAAGAGTCTGTTGACCGCGTGCTGACGACTGTCGCCAGCGTGGTGGGCGTGCCGCTCACCAACCAGATTGCGTTGGCGCAGGCAAGCGCAACCCAGCCCGCCGATGCGGTTCTGCCGCTCGACCCGCAATGTGGTGAACCGGGCTTGAAAGAGTGCTTTGAGGCGGGTGCGCTTTACGCGCCCTATCGTCCCATCGTGGTCAAAAAAGATGTGGATGAGCGGGTAGCGTTCCAGTTGAAACAAGACGCCGCCTTTTTGCCCGGCGTGATGGTTGAATCGCGCGCACGGCGGCATTACCTCTACGGACCGCTGTTTAGCCACATTCTCGGTTTTGTGTTGCCCGTGAACGAGACGTTTTTGGCGCAGGCGTCCGCCAGCGACAACTACGAATTGAATGATGAAGCGGGCATGAGCGGCATCGAAGCCAGCCTGGAACGCGAATTGCGCGGGAAAAAAGGCGTGCGCCTGGTGGAAAAAGATGTGATTGGGCGCGAGGTGCGTGTTCTGGAACAAACACCGCCCGAACCAGGGCACAATGTGTTTCTCACGATTGACATGGACTTGCAGCGGTACGCCACCGAAGCCCTGCGCAAGGGCATGGAAGCCGTCAATAGTCCGCGCGGTGCTGTGGTGGCGATTGACCCGCGCGATGGGCAAGTGCTGGCGCTGGTTTCATTGCCCAGTTACGATAACAACGTCTTTGTGGGGGGCATCTCACAATCCGCCTACGAACAGTTGCTGAACGACCCCCGCACACCCATGCTGAACATGGCTGTCAGCGCCTACGGCTTCCCGCCCGGCTCGATTTTCAAACTCGTGACCGCCGCCGCTGCGTTGCAAGAGGGTGTGATTACGCGCGAAACTCGCCTCGATGCGCCCGGCATCATCTACTTGCCGAACAAGTATGACCCCGACAACAAGGAATTGGCGCAACCCTTCTACGACTGGCTGCGCAGTGGACATGGGCGCGTCAATGTGATTGATGCCCTGGCGCGTTCATCGGACGTTTTCTTCTACAAAGTGGCCGGCGGTTTCCCCGGAGAAATTGAAGGCTTGGGCATTGAAAAGTTAGCCCAGTATGCTGAATTGTTTGGCTTGGGGCAACCGACCCGCATTGACTTGCCGGGCGAGTCGGCCGGGTTGGTGCCGACCCCCGATTGGAAGCGCCGCACGTGGGGCGAAACCTGGACAACCGGCGATACCTACAACATGGCCATTGGGCAGGGGTTCTTGACGACGACGCCCTTGCAAATGGTGAATGTCACCGCCGCTGTGGCGAACGGCGGCACGCTCTACCGCCCCCAATTGGTCTATCAAATTCAGGACGCCGACGGCAACGTGGTGCAGGGCTTCATGCCCGATGTCATTCGCAACATTCCGGTTGACCCCCAGCACCTGGAAACGGTGCGCGAAGGGATGTTGGCGGTTGTTCAGCGTTCGGACGGGACGGCGCACTACGCCGGCTTGCCCACCAGTGTGGCGATTGCCGGCAAGACGGGGACGGCGGAGTATTGCGAACCGTTGCCCGACCTGAGCGATTGTAAGCGCGATGAAGAAGGCAACCTGGTGACGCATGCCTGGTTCGTGGCGTTTGCGCCCTACGACAACCCAGAGATTGCCCTGGTGGTTTTCGTGCATGGCAATGGGCGCGATGTTCTGGAAGGTTCCAAAGTGGCCGCCCCCATCGCCGCGGACATTTTGCGCTACTGGTTTGAAATTCGCCCCAAGCAGGCGGAAGGCGCTCCCCTGCCGGTAGCGACCCCCGCCGTCGAAACGGGACCCGCTGAGACGACCGACGAAGTGGTGCAAACACTCCTGCCCCCCTTGCAACCCAGCAACTTGTCGGCAACGCGCCCCTTCCACGGGCAACTTGTGCAAACCTTGCCCAACCAGGCGGAACTGAGCGTTCTGCGCGGGACGGTGCGCGATGTGAGCGGACGCCCCGTTGCCAATGCGCGCATTCTGTTGACGCCGGAAGAGAGCGACACCCCCGCGACGTACCTGATGACCGACGCGAACGGAACATTTTACTACGATTTCCTCTCCCCCTCCATCTCCTCCGTTTGGCGTGTCGCCGCGCCCGACATACCGGGCGCGCCGGAATTGACCTTGCGTGTTGAGCCTTCTCAACAATATGTGGTAGAATTCACGAACTGA
- the mreD gene encoding rod shape-determining protein MreD, with protein sequence MKWWMPILVMLVAALIQATWLHHFAIGGVHPDLVLLIVVAWSLLRGTREGVILAFLGGFFLDSLSAAPFGVFTISLLLVAFITGLGEINILRMTFILPLLVGFLATLLYYILAFVMLRTLQWNISITFALQTGGRAALYNTLLMPFVYVLSLRVHRVLERIEQRQY encoded by the coding sequence ATGAAATGGTGGATGCCGATTCTGGTGATGCTGGTTGCCGCGCTTATCCAGGCAACCTGGTTGCACCATTTCGCCATTGGCGGCGTGCATCCCGACCTGGTGTTGCTCATCGTTGTCGCGTGGAGTTTGCTCCGTGGCACGCGCGAAGGCGTCATCCTGGCGTTTTTAGGCGGCTTCTTTCTTGATTCGCTTTCGGCGGCGCCGTTTGGCGTTTTCACAATCTCCTTGTTGTTGGTGGCGTTCATCACCGGTTTGGGGGAAATCAACATTTTGCGCATGACATTCATTTTGCCGCTTTTGGTTGGCTTTTTGGCAACACTTTTGTACTATATACTTGCATTTGTGATGCTCCGAACGTTGCAATGGAACATAAGCATCACATTTGCGTTGCAAACGGGGGGGCGCGCCGCACTGTATAATACCCTGCTCATGCCGTTCGTCTATGTGTTGAGCCTACGTGTGCATCGTGTTCTGGAACGCATCGAGCAGCGGCAGTATTGA
- the mreC gene encoding rod shape-determining protein MreC produces MFQLRRQSTPILILLVVTIVLIFVDRSGLLRGNERTGRGWLAGLSGFFTESVDFLGEWRFALTHFSTLKAENEQLRRQLEDLALLNARLIELENENRQLRALLEFKNAHPNYLLLVAEVTRNQTPARVVSTDPNNLVRALRINQGRADGVEPGMPVVTARGLLGRVVEVGEHWAEVMLIIDETSAVAALDQQSRAGGIVEGTGTGLVMRYIDNDQSVEPGDIILTSGLGGQFPKGLVIGTVREVIRKDVNPYQEAMIDSPVDFNNVEYVFVVRDFRPLTEEEMR; encoded by the coding sequence ATGTTTCAACTGCGGCGTCAATCGACACCGATTCTCATTTTGCTCGTCGTGACCATTGTGCTGATTTTTGTGGATCGCAGTGGTCTTCTGCGGGGGAATGAGCGTACCGGCAGAGGCTGGTTGGCTGGTCTCAGCGGCTTTTTCACCGAAAGCGTGGACTTCCTGGGCGAGTGGCGCTTTGCGCTGACGCATTTTTCCACTTTGAAAGCCGAGAACGAGCAATTGCGCCGCCAGTTGGAAGACCTCGCTTTGCTCAACGCGCGCCTCATCGAACTTGAAAATGAGAACCGCCAATTGCGGGCGTTGCTCGAATTCAAGAACGCCCACCCCAACTACTTGCTCCTGGTCGCCGAAGTCACACGCAACCAGACGCCCGCCCGTGTGGTGAGCACCGACCCCAACAACCTGGTGCGGGCGTTGCGTATCAACCAGGGGCGCGCCGATGGTGTTGAACCGGGGATGCCCGTAGTGACGGCGCGCGGTTTGTTGGGGCGCGTTGTGGAAGTGGGCGAGCATTGGGCGGAAGTCATGCTCATCATTGATGAAACCAGCGCCGTCGCCGCGCTCGACCAGCAGAGCCGCGCTGGCGGCATTGTTGAAGGCACCGGCACCGGGCTTGTCATGCGCTACATTGACAACGACCAAAGCGTTGAGCCGGGGGATATCATCCTCACGTCGGGGCTTGGTGGACAATTCCCCAAAGGGTTGGTGATTGGTACGGTGCGTGAAGTTATCCGCAAAGACGTCAACCCCTATCAGGAAGCCATGATTGACTCCCCGGTGGACTTCAACAACGTTGAATACGTCTTCGTCGTGCGCGACTTCCGCCCTCTCACCGAGGAAGAGATGCGATGA
- the mreB gene encoding rod shape-determining protein has translation MVISPLSKLFGLFSRDIAMDLGTANTVVAVRGQGIVINEPSVVAVDKRNGRVLAVGADAKEMVGRTPAHIVAVRPLRDGVISDFDVTHAMISEFIKKVHERTILPVSPRIVIGIPGGVTEVERIAVRDAALSAGAREVHLIEQPMAAAIGAGLPVTESVGSMVVDIGGGTTEIAVISMGGIVVNNSIRIAGDELDEAIIDYARQRYNLLIGPRMAERVKVQIGSAYPLEDEMTMEIRGRNLITGLPEAVTVTSIEIREAISGPVGAIVEATRAAIDQTPPELVADLMENGIALAGGGALLKGLAQRLTDETRMRVYVADDPLSCVVRGCAHALERPDLLKQVQAPPHRPVTPH, from the coding sequence ATCGTGATTAGCCCACTGAGTAAACTGTTTGGTCTGTTTTCGCGCGATATTGCGATGGACTTGGGCACAGCCAACACGGTGGTGGCTGTGCGTGGGCAGGGAATTGTCATCAACGAGCCGTCCGTAGTGGCGGTTGATAAACGCAACGGGCGCGTGCTTGCCGTTGGCGCCGACGCCAAAGAGATGGTGGGGCGGACGCCCGCGCACATTGTGGCTGTGCGCCCCTTGCGCGACGGCGTTATCTCCGACTTCGATGTCACCCACGCCATGATTTCGGAGTTCATCAAAAAGGTGCATGAGCGCACGATTTTGCCGGTTTCACCCCGCATCGTCATTGGTATTCCGGGGGGCGTCACGGAAGTGGAACGTATCGCCGTGCGTGACGCGGCTCTCAGCGCGGGGGCGCGTGAGGTGCATCTCATTGAACAGCCGATGGCGGCTGCTATCGGCGCAGGCTTGCCGGTGACCGAAAGCGTGGGGAGCATGGTTGTGGACATTGGCGGCGGAACGACCGAGATTGCCGTCATCTCCATGGGGGGCATTGTGGTCAACAATTCCATTCGTATTGCAGGCGATGAGTTGGACGAGGCTATTATTGACTACGCCCGCCAACGCTACAACTTGCTCATTGGCCCACGCATGGCGGAACGTGTCAAGGTGCAAATTGGCTCCGCCTACCCGCTTGAAGACGAAATGACGATGGAAATCCGCGGGCGCAACTTGATTACAGGGCTGCCCGAAGCCGTCACGGTGACGAGCATCGAAATTCGCGAAGCCATCAGCGGGCCGGTGGGCGCCATTGTCGAAGCAACGCGCGCCGCCATTGACCAGACCCCGCCCGAATTGGTTGCCGACCTGATGGAAAACGGGATTGCGCTTGCCGGCGGTGGGGCGTTGTTGAAAGGGCTGGCGCAACGCTTGACGGATGAAACGCGCATGCGCGTCTATGTGGCTGACGACCCGCTGAGCTGTGTGGTGCGTGGGTGTGCGCACGCCCTGGAGCGCCCCGATTTGCTGAAACAGGTGCAAGCGCCACCACACCGACCAGTCACACCGCACTAA
- a CDS encoding 50S ribosomal protein L25: protein MGIELKAAPRTVLGKKVKQLRREGFIPGVVYGAALEEPISVQVDARELRKVLQQAGVSHLIDLRIEGRSRPVNVLVRDVQRDPVRQTLLHVDFLAVRMDEPVRIEVPIHLTGEPAPVAQNIALVSQVLEEIEVEALPAHLPSEIEVDVTDLLKEVGDVLTVADLPVPEGVEIITEGDIAVAVLEPLRAEEAVEAESTEAPAAAGDVEVIGEREEEEE from the coding sequence ATGGGAATTGAACTGAAAGCCGCACCCCGCACGGTGCTTGGAAAGAAGGTCAAACAGTTGCGCCGCGAAGGGTTCATCCCCGGCGTTGTGTATGGCGCTGCGTTGGAAGAACCCATTTCTGTGCAGGTGGACGCTCGCGAATTGCGCAAGGTGTTGCAACAAGCCGGCGTCTCGCACTTGATTGATTTGCGCATTGAAGGTCGCTCGCGTCCTGTGAATGTGCTGGTGCGTGATGTGCAGCGTGATCCTGTGCGCCAAACGCTGTTGCACGTTGATTTTTTGGCGGTGCGCATGGATGAGCCGGTGCGCATCGAAGTGCCGATCCACCTGACGGGTGAGCCCGCACCGGTGGCGCAGAATATCGCCCTGGTGAGCCAGGTGCTGGAAGAAATTGAGGTCGAAGCCCTGCCGGCGCATTTGCCCTCGGAAATTGAAGTGGACGTCACTGACTTGCTCAAAGAAGTGGGCGATGTGTTGACGGTGGCGGACTTGCCGGTTCCCGAAGGCGTCGAAATCATTACCGAAGGCGACATTGCGGTTGCCGTGCTGGAACCGTTGCGCGCCGAAGAAGCCGTGGAAGCCGAAAGCACCGAAGCGCCAGCCGCCGCGGGCGACGTCGAAGTCATTGGCGAGCGCGAAGAAGAGGAAGAATAG
- a CDS encoding DUF3267 domain-containing protein, protein MRRSTLVQPTPSMPSEVPNLPPAYRRTAFVKPAMSHLLLAGTLAFPVWLLIFHTISTFLTGNTFSLTLHFTPAGLSDWLRLLFGFFVAGPLLIVLHEGCHGLLFRLNGFQPRYGFRWLYAYATAPNALMTRRQALSVTLAPLVLLTLMGLLLLPFAPTAVVPYIILFLTANAAGAIGDLWLSVVLLRLPDEVRIVDQADQWEVYAPVDSDVPVTTITSGFVLRWFGMTALVFLIITVLLNFLPLLAVQLDMDALRIGPAGIWYLIEFERTPDGGFQTSLGLPATLVVSIVLGGGLAVLLPQRPAETT, encoded by the coding sequence ATGCGCCGTTCGACGCTTGTTCAACCCACACCATCCATGCCATCGGAAGTACCGAACCTGCCCCCAGCGTACCGTCGCACCGCTTTCGTCAAGCCCGCCATGTCCCATCTCTTGCTCGCCGGCACACTTGCGTTTCCTGTCTGGTTGCTCATCTTTCACACCATCAGCACTTTTCTGACAGGCAATACGTTTTCACTCACCCTTCATTTCACCCCCGCTGGCCTCTCGGATTGGCTTCGTCTCCTCTTCGGTTTTTTCGTTGCCGGTCCGCTTCTCATTGTTCTGCACGAAGGTTGCCACGGGCTTTTGTTTCGCCTCAACGGCTTTCAACCACGTTATGGGTTTCGCTGGTTGTACGCCTATGCCACAGCCCCCAATGCGCTCATGACACGTCGTCAGGCGCTCAGTGTGACCCTCGCCCCCTTGGTACTGCTTACCCTGATGGGCCTGCTCCTCCTCCCATTCGCCCCCACAGCGGTTGTGCCTTACATTATTCTCTTTCTCACGGCAAATGCGGCTGGTGCGATAGGGGACTTGTGGTTGAGTGTCGTCCTTTTGCGGCTTCCAGACGAGGTGCGTATTGTGGATCAGGCTGACCAGTGGGAGGTGTATGCCCCCGTTGATAGCGACGTTCCCGTCACGACGATCACGAGCGGATTTGTTTTGCGCTGGTTCGGCATGACCGCACTGGTTTTTCTCATCATCACCGTTCTACTTAATTTTTTACCGCTCCTTGCGGTTCAATTGGATATGGACGCGCTCCGCATTGGCCCCGCCGGCATATGGTATCTGATTGAATTTGAACGAACGCCAGATGGCGGCTTCCAAACGTCGCTTGGTTTGCCCGCCACATTGGTCGTCAGTATTGTGTTGGGTGGGGGGCTAGCGGTGCTTCTTCCTCAGCGACCCGCAGAGACAACTTGA
- the mtnA gene encoding S-methyl-5-thioribose-1-phosphate isomerase: MRTVWWEDGVVKMIDQRLLPHQFEIVAFDNEHDVARAIREMYIRGAPAIGAAAGFGMALAAQRSQAATTEDLLNDLRTAYDVLYASRPTAVNLRWALDRMMALATSLREQPHQVVRDALVAEAQRIADEDIETNQRMARYGAELVPEGANILHHCNTGGLATVDWGTALGVIRMAHEQGKNIHVWVDETRPRLQGARLTAWELMQWGVPMTLIADNAAGYLMWSGQVDLVTVGADRIAANGDVANKIGTYKLAVVAKENNIPFYVVAPTSTIDLQTPTGRDIPIEERDPREVTHVLGQCNIAPEGVNAYNPAFDITPHELVTAIITEYGVVRPPYEENLRRVVEQAEADRKARQASGSV; the protein is encoded by the coding sequence ATGCGCACAGTCTGGTGGGAAGACGGCGTCGTCAAGATGATTGACCAGCGATTGTTGCCGCATCAATTTGAAATTGTCGCCTTCGATAACGAGCACGATGTGGCGCGCGCCATTCGCGAGATGTACATCCGCGGTGCGCCGGCCATTGGCGCCGCCGCCGGCTTTGGCATGGCGTTGGCGGCGCAACGCAGCCAGGCCGCGACCACAGAGGATTTGCTGAACGACTTGCGCACCGCCTACGATGTACTCTATGCGTCGCGCCCCACCGCCGTCAACCTGCGCTGGGCGCTGGACCGCATGATGGCGCTAGCAACGTCCTTGCGCGAGCAGCCCCACCAGGTTGTGCGTGACGCCCTGGTTGCCGAAGCGCAACGCATTGCCGACGAAGACATTGAAACCAACCAACGCATGGCGCGCTACGGCGCTGAATTGGTGCCCGAAGGCGCGAATATTCTGCACCATTGCAACACGGGCGGGCTTGCCACGGTGGACTGGGGCACGGCGTTGGGCGTCATCCGTATGGCGCACGAACAGGGCAAAAACATCCATGTCTGGGTTGATGAAACCCGCCCACGCCTGCAAGGCGCCCGCCTGACCGCTTGGGAACTCATGCAGTGGGGCGTTCCCATGACGCTGATTGCCGATAACGCTGCGGGGTATCTCATGTGGAGTGGGCAGGTGGATTTGGTGACGGTTGGCGCAGACCGTATCGCTGCCAATGGTGACGTGGCCAACAAAATCGGCACGTACAAACTGGCGGTCGTCGCCAAAGAAAACAACATCCCCTTCTACGTTGTCGCGCCCACCTCGACGATTGACCTGCAAACCCCCACCGGTCGCGATATTCCCATTGAAGAGCGCGACCCGCGCGAAGTCACGCATGTGTTGGGGCAGTGCAACATCGCGCCGGAAGGTGTGAACGCCTACAATCCGGCTTTCGACATCACACCGCACGAACTGGTGACGGCGATCATCACCGAGTACGGCGTGGTGCGCCCACCGTATGAGGAAAACCTGCGCCGGGTGGTTGAACAAGCCGAAGCCGACCGCAAAGCCCGCCAGGCATCGGGCAGTGTGTAA
- a CDS encoding PfkB family carbohydrate kinase, giving the protein MTEQTRLPREILVVGSVGLDNVETPFGKVERALGGSATYFATAASFFAPVNLVGIVGTDFPQEHIDFLQQRGVNLDGLEIVEGETFFWAGRYDYDLNVAHTLETRLNVFADFNPQLPPHYRTPSLLFLANIAPELQLSVLDQVERPDLVALDTMNFWIDSQKEALIRVIQKVDVVIINEAEARDLAETPSLLKAARTILSWGPRALVVKRGEYGAALFTSGSSRVDSFFFVPAYPLEDVRDPTGAGDTFAGGFIGALAHEPVLDTNALRRAMVQGSVVASFTVEDFSINRLKEIRIEDIWARTKEFRAFTYFEPLEVARS; this is encoded by the coding sequence GTGACAGAACAAACCCGTCTTCCACGTGAAATTTTGGTTGTCGGTTCCGTCGGTCTTGACAATGTTGAAACGCCGTTTGGCAAAGTTGAACGCGCGTTGGGCGGTAGCGCCACCTACTTTGCCACCGCCGCCAGTTTTTTCGCCCCCGTCAATCTTGTGGGCATCGTCGGTACGGATTTTCCGCAAGAGCACATTGACTTTCTGCAACAACGCGGCGTCAATCTGGACGGATTGGAAATCGTCGAAGGTGAAACCTTCTTTTGGGCGGGGCGCTACGATTACGACCTGAACGTCGCGCACACGTTGGAAACCCGCCTGAACGTCTTTGCCGACTTCAACCCCCAACTGCCGCCCCACTACCGCACGCCCAGTCTGCTCTTCCTGGCGAACATTGCTCCTGAATTGCAACTGAGCGTGCTCGACCAAGTCGAACGCCCCGACCTGGTGGCGCTGGACACGATGAACTTCTGGATTGACTCGCAAAAGGAAGCGCTTATCCGCGTCATTCAGAAGGTGGACGTGGTCATTATCAATGAAGCCGAAGCCCGCGACCTGGCGGAAACGCCCAGCCTGCTCAAAGCCGCCCGCACCATTCTTTCGTGGGGACCGCGGGCGCTGGTGGTGAAACGCGGCGAATACGGGGCGGCGCTGTTCACCAGCGGCTCCTCGCGGGTGGATAGTTTCTTCTTTGTGCCTGCGTACCCGCTGGAAGACGTGCGCGACCCCACGGGCGCCGGTGATACGTTCGCCGGTGGGTTCATCGGAGCGCTGGCGCATGAACCGGTGCTGGACACCAACGCGCTCCGTCGTGCAATGGTGCAAGGGAGTGTCGTCGCCAGTTTCACCGTCGAAGATTTCAGCATCAACCGTCTGAAAGAGATTCGCATTGAGGATATCTGGGCGCGTACCAAAGAGTTCCGCGCCTTTACTTACTTCGAGCCACTTGAAGTAGCACGTTCATAA
- the ahcY gene encoding adenosylhomocysteinase has translation MSTETKPYDVKDLGLAEQGRKRIEWAAQEMPVLKQIMEDFERTKPLQGVRISACLHVTTETANLMRALAAGGADVVLCASNPLSTQDDVAAALVVYDEIPVYAIKGEDNETYYRHIHAALDHKPNITMDDGCDLVSTLHKDRPELLEYVKGGTEETTTGVIRLRAMAKDGALKFPVIAVNDAMTKHFFDNRYGTGQSTMDGVIRATNVLIAGKTVVVAGYGWCGKGVAMRARGLGANVIVTEVDPLKALEAVMDGYRVMPMLEAAKVGDIFITVTGDLHVIDRHHFEVMKDGAIVANSGHFNVELNIPALEEMAVEKRQPRQFVDQYILPDGRRINVLGEGRLVNLAAAEGHPSAVMDMSFANQALAAKYILEHYAELENKVYTVPEEIDREIARLKLQAMGVQIDELTEEQKRYLASWQEGT, from the coding sequence ATGAGTACCGAAACGAAGCCGTATGACGTCAAAGACTTGGGGCTTGCCGAACAAGGACGCAAGCGCATCGAATGGGCGGCGCAAGAAATGCCCGTTCTGAAGCAAATCATGGAAGATTTTGAGCGCACCAAACCCCTGCAAGGCGTGCGCATCTCGGCCTGTTTGCACGTGACCACCGAAACCGCCAACCTCATGCGGGCGCTGGCGGCCGGCGGTGCGGACGTGGTGCTCTGCGCGTCAAACCCGCTCAGCACCCAGGATGACGTGGCCGCCGCGCTGGTGGTGTACGATGAAATCCCGGTCTATGCCATCAAGGGCGAAGACAATGAAACCTACTACCGCCACATTCATGCCGCGCTGGACCACAAGCCCAACATCACCATGGATGACGGGTGCGACCTGGTGAGCACGTTGCACAAAGACCGCCCCGAACTGCTTGAATACGTGAAAGGCGGCACGGAAGAAACCACCACCGGCGTCATCCGCCTGCGCGCCATGGCGAAAGACGGCGCGCTGAAATTCCCCGTCATCGCCGTCAACGACGCCATGACCAAACACTTCTTCGATAACCGCTACGGCACTGGCCAAAGCACCATGGACGGCGTCATTCGCGCAACCAACGTGCTGATTGCCGGCAAGACCGTTGTGGTGGCCGGCTACGGCTGGTGCGGCAAGGGTGTCGCCATGCGTGCGCGCGGCTTGGGCGCCAACGTCATCGTGACGGAGGTTGACCCGCTGAAAGCGCTGGAAGCCGTCATGGACGGCTACCGCGTCATGCCCATGCTGGAAGCCGCCAAAGTGGGCGATATTTTCATCACCGTGACGGGCGACTTGCACGTGATTGACCGCCACCACTTTGAAGTGATGAAAGACGGCGCGATTGTCGCCAACAGTGGGCACTTCAACGTGGAATTGAACATCCCCGCGCTGGAAGAAATGGCCGTCGAAAAGCGCCAGCCGCGCCAATTCGTGGACCAGTACATCCTCCCCGATGGTCGCCGCATCAACGTGTTGGGTGAAGGGCGTCTGGTGAACCTGGCGGCGGCCGAAGGGCACCCCTCGGCGGTGATGGACATGAGTTTCGCTAACCAGGCGTTGGCGGCCAAGTACATTCTGGAACACTACGCCGAACTGGAAAACAAAGTCTACACCGTGCCGGAAGAAATTGACCGCGAAATCGCCCGCCTGAAATTGCAGGCGATGGGTGTGCAGATTGATGAACTGACCGAAGAACAGAAGCGCTACCTTGCCTCCTGGCAAGAAGGCACCTAA